In Aneurinibacillus migulanus, the genomic window AAAGGGCAGCAGAAACAGAGAAAAAGGGGCTGTTTGAACAAACATCCAACACAAACTATTACCCGTCCATCCGTAAATACAAGGGCAATTGCCTGTACTTAGTTGAAGACAACGGCCAGCGTATATGTGCCATCCATCGTTATGCGCTTGATAAAGGAATACATCCGGCCAAACTTAAACCATTCAGTTGCTCCCTGTTTCCTCTTGAGATCATCGAATCCGATCTCGGGATACTGATTACAGCAGTTACTCCACTCACAGAAGGTTTCAGCCGATGGGGAGATTACTATCGAAAACATTATTCATGTGTTAATCCAAAGCGACGACCGAACAACGCACCGAATGAATACTTTGCGGCAGATGGCTATGTTCCGGCCTGGACATGGGCTAGAGATTTGCTCGCCTTCTATTGGAGCGAGGACGTAATACAAGAAATTGAATCCTTTCTTACTCTGTCAGACACTCCCAACAAGCAACCGGACACAAATGGTTTTTCCTTCTAATTCTCTCCTATGAAAGGTATAATAATAGAAGTTACGTACATATAAAGAAAGGGATGTTTAAACGAAATGAAATGGCAAGATGATTCAAATCAGCTTCTTGACGAACTTATGAAACCATTGCCGGTATTCGTTCGCCCAATGGCGAAGAAATCCATTAAAAATAAAGTAGAGCAGGTCGCTCAAGAAGCCGGCGCTGAAGAAGTAAACACCGAACACGTTGTACGTGGATACATCATAGCAGCTCCTGATAAAGAACGGGCAGTTACTGCGCTGGAGGCAAATCGGATTGATCTTGCCCCCTATGCTGATTTACTAAAATAAAAATGAAGATGAAAAAAGAGCGGGTAAAGGAACTCA contains:
- a CDS encoding DUF3109 family protein, whose amino-acid sequence is MRSRYYGTPESLEFNEALAVYEYVVPRLDKTIIRHGKYLIDTEALCASVNLDCFNCHLLHGHNCCEQGQPYSMHGDNLTAFEEHAFAILYAYTHDERAAETEKKGLFEQTSNTNYYPSIRKYKGNCLYLVEDNGQRICAIHRYALDKGIHPAKLKPFSCSLFPLEIIESDLGILITAVTPLTEGFSRWGDYYRKHYSCVNPKRRPNNAPNEYFAADGYVPAWTWARDLLAFYWSEDVIQEIESFLTLSDTPNKQPDTNGFSF
- a CDS encoding DUF2621 family protein, giving the protein MKWQDDSNQLLDELMKPLPVFVRPMAKKSIKNKVEQVAQEAGAEEVNTEHVVRGYIIAAPDKERAVTALEANRIDLAPYADLLK